Proteins from a single region of Lentimicrobium saccharophilum:
- a CDS encoding OsmC family protein, which translates to MKITFEGKKKVIAEFNGHRIVTDQPVRAGGEGSAPAPFDLFLASLGTCAGIYVKSFCEQRGISTDGISLEQEMKYNAETRMIGGVEIRIVLPETFPEKYRDAVINAANLCAVKKHLHNAPEMKVVTEVRST; encoded by the coding sequence ATGAAGATTACATTTGAAGGCAAAAAAAAGGTAATTGCGGAATTTAACGGTCACCGCATTGTGACTGACCAGCCTGTCAGAGCCGGAGGAGAAGGCAGTGCGCCGGCTCCATTCGATCTGTTTCTGGCCTCACTGGGCACCTGTGCAGGTATTTATGTAAAATCTTTCTGCGAGCAGCGCGGCATATCAACCGATGGGATCAGCCTGGAGCAGGAAATGAAGTATAATGCAGAAACCCGTATGATCGGCGGTGTTGAAATCAGAATTGTATTGCCGGAAACGTTTCCTGAGAAATACCGGGATGCCGTTATCAATGCAGCCAATCTTTGCGCTGTTAAAAAGCATTTGCATAATGCGCCTGAGATGAAGGTGGTAACGGAAGTAAGGAGCACCTGA
- a CDS encoding DUF2079 domain-containing protein yields MRMLKQYKGLALIIIIFGVIYSLISLVNHYNFRTYALDLGAYTNAMYDYIHFRWNDSAVFKEIEENLLADHFDLYLIFFSPLSLVFGSYTLLIVQIAAVLAGGAGVWFCFRLRNPHGNIPLYAALYFYLFFGVYSALSFDYHSNVIAASLLPWLFYSVRRRNLGAAALLLALMLVSKENVSLWLVFVCLGIAFEYRKETRIRNFMLFSSIICGAAFIMIVSLIMPAFSNTGDYPHFHYSFLGSNYKEAFLHLVSHPLESLKVLFVNHNNSPFGDFVKLELHLLLVFSGLPFLLLRPAYLLMLIPVYFQKLFHDNYYMWGIADQYSIEFAPVMAIGIFAVISGIRKKRLAGILSILVLLLTFASTFRVMDNTVIHTDKVNIRFYQKQHYTRAYDVAAVHKVLSGLPPDAIISAQSPFLPHLALRDRIYQFPVIRDAEYIVFSFNEVPYPLTETEFRMTTDSLKASGQWHVLYEGDIVILQRDGRY; encoded by the coding sequence ATGAGAATGCTAAAGCAATACAAAGGGCTTGCTCTGATTATTATTATTTTCGGGGTGATATACTCGTTGATATCGCTGGTGAATCATTATAATTTCAGAACGTATGCCCTGGATCTGGGTGCTTACACCAATGCGATGTATGATTACATCCATTTCCGCTGGAACGACAGCGCAGTTTTCAAGGAAATTGAAGAAAATCTGCTGGCCGATCATTTTGATCTGTATCTTATCTTTTTTTCTCCATTGTCATTGGTTTTCGGTAGCTATACCTTGCTGATCGTTCAGATTGCAGCGGTCCTGGCCGGTGGGGCAGGGGTATGGTTCTGTTTCAGGCTGAGAAATCCGCATGGCAATATACCCCTGTACGCCGCTCTTTATTTCTACCTGTTTTTTGGAGTTTATTCAGCCCTTTCCTTTGATTATCACAGTAATGTTATTGCGGCCTCCTTGCTGCCCTGGCTGTTTTATTCTGTGCGGAGACGAAATTTGGGGGCCGCTGCCCTGCTGCTGGCATTGATGCTGGTTTCAAAGGAAAATGTATCCCTGTGGCTCGTATTTGTATGTCTTGGTATAGCGTTCGAGTATAGAAAGGAGACCCGGATCAGGAATTTTATGCTGTTTTCCTCAATCATTTGCGGTGCAGCTTTTATAATGATTGTTTCACTTATCATGCCCGCATTTTCAAATACAGGCGATTATCCTCATTTTCACTACAGTTTTCTGGGTAGCAATTACAAAGAGGCTTTTCTGCATCTTGTATCCCATCCGCTGGAATCGCTGAAGGTTTTATTTGTGAATCACAACAACAGCCCGTTTGGTGATTTTGTTAAGCTTGAACTGCATCTTTTACTTGTCTTTTCAGGGCTGCCATTCCTTCTGCTTCGGCCCGCTTATTTGCTGATGCTTATCCCGGTATATTTTCAGAAACTCTTTCACGACAATTATTATATGTGGGGCATTGCCGATCAGTACAGCATTGAGTTTGCCCCGGTGATGGCCATCGGGATTTTTGCGGTTATTTCAGGTATCCGGAAGAAACGGCTTGCCGGGATACTCTCTATCCTGGTGCTGTTGCTGACTTTTGCGTCTACCTTCCGGGTGATGGATAATACCGTCATCCATACAGATAAGGTCAACATCAGATTTTACCAGAAACAGCATTATACAAGAGCCTATGATGTTGCAGCCGTTCATAAGGTTTTATCCGGATTGCCCCCTGATGCAATTATAAGTGCCCAGTCGCCTTTCCTCCCGCATCTGGCATTGAGGGACAGAATCTATCAGTTTCCGGTTATCAGAGATGCAGAATACATTGTTTTTTCGTTCAATGAAGTTCCCTATCCATTGACAGAAACGGAATTTCGTATGACTACTGATTCTCTTAAGGCCTCCGGTCAATGGCATGTTCTTTATGAAGGCGACATAGTGATCCTGCAAAGAGACGGGAGATATTGA
- a CDS encoding SpoIIE family protein phosphatase: MDNRFYIEVNAELKNHHESRICGDVFLSRRINEENRIVAVLSDGMGHGVKANMLATLTATMALNFTAEHKEMHRIAEIIMNTLPECSERKMSYSTFTIIDIEFDGKVRILEYDNPQTIVLRGKKIFEPEWTCVMLEGGKSAGKELKSCEFVPEKEDRIIFFSDGVAQSGLGGGKFLFGWGRDSVQQYVLELVNHEPDISALQLAHKVVNMAHVNDGYLSKDDTSCGVIYFREPRKMLVCTGPPFEESNDSEFARRVDQFDGKKIICGATTADIIARELKRSIEDTFDFDDPDLPPISLMQGVDLVTEGILTLGKVTEILKGFNSSTRLTKGPADRIVKMLIESDEIHFIIGTRINIAHQDPSLPVELEIRRTVVKRIARLLEDKFLKEVALTFI; the protein is encoded by the coding sequence ATGGATAACAGGTTTTACATCGAGGTCAACGCGGAGCTTAAAAATCATCATGAATCGCGCATCTGTGGTGATGTATTCCTTTCAAGACGGATCAATGAGGAAAACCGCATTGTGGCGGTTCTGTCTGATGGCATGGGGCACGGGGTAAAGGCAAATATGCTGGCGACCCTTACGGCTACCATGGCGTTGAATTTCACGGCTGAGCATAAAGAAATGCACCGCATTGCCGAGATCATCATGAATACGTTGCCGGAATGCAGCGAGCGAAAGATGAGTTACTCCACTTTTACCATTATTGATATAGAATTTGATGGCAAGGTGAGAATACTTGAGTATGATAATCCGCAAACCATTGTTTTGCGTGGGAAGAAGATATTTGAACCCGAGTGGACCTGTGTGATGCTTGAAGGCGGCAAGAGTGCAGGGAAAGAACTTAAGAGTTGTGAATTTGTTCCGGAAAAGGAAGATCGGATCATCTTTTTCAGTGACGGTGTCGCCCAGTCGGGGCTTGGCGGAGGCAAGTTTCTTTTTGGCTGGGGGCGCGACAGCGTGCAGCAGTATGTATTGGAACTGGTTAACCATGAACCCGATATTTCAGCTTTGCAACTTGCCCATAAAGTAGTGAATATGGCTCACGTAAATGATGGATACCTGAGTAAAGATGATACCAGTTGCGGCGTAATCTATTTCAGAGAGCCCAGAAAGATGCTGGTGTGCACGGGCCCGCCATTTGAGGAAAGCAATGACAGCGAGTTTGCCCGCAGGGTGGACCAGTTCGACGGCAAGAAGATCATCTGCGGCGCAACCACCGCGGATATTATTGCCAGGGAGCTGAAGCGCAGCATTGAAGATACTTTCGACTTCGACGATCCCGACCTGCCGCCAATCTCGCTGATGCAGGGCGTTGACCTGGTTACAGAGGGAATTCTTACCCTGGGAAAGGTTACCGAGATACTCAAAGGTTTTAACAGTTCTACCCGCCTCACCAAAGGCCCTGCCGACCGGATTGTAAAAATGCTTATCGAAAGCGATGAAATTCATTTTATCATCGGTACGCGCATCAATATCGCCCATCAGGATCCAAGTCTGCCGGTTGAACTGGAAATCCGTCGCACTGTGGTGAAAAGGATTGCACGGCTGCTGGAGGATAAGTTTCTGAAGGAAGTGGCCCTGACTTTTATTTAG
- a CDS encoding [Fe-Fe] hydrogenase large subunit C-terminal domain-containing protein produces the protein MKPPLINIDKVKCKVCYACVRACPVNAIQVKANQEAPEVDHGRCIGCGSCLQVCAPQAITYRDSCEDVKKILTSGEKAVAIVAPSISGEFDDITDYRKFVRMIRELGFSYVNEVSFGVDLVAAEYRELFTKFLGKYYITTNCPPIVALIEKFHPDLLGNLAPIISPMIATAQIARQLYGKDLKVVYIGPCIGAKDEALRFEGDAKVDAVLTFVELRQLFAEFNIKESTVEYSDFDPPLGYKGSLYAVSNGILQAAGLDEDLMQGSVITAEGKDNVLEAIREFESSIDFIRKHFNLFYCEGCLMGPGTSRGGKKYARKTLVTDYANKKLKNFDLKTWEKACKKHSNLTDFKAEFSVDDQRLPQPSEEKVEEILKVIGKQNSEDKLGCGACGYESCRDFAVNVAKGLTKTDMCITYSLKSKHDFIRTLKLTNEKLAKTQEALLESERKARQEQQASQEALERTSSMLQKLPSAIVIVDENLKVIESNQSFINTLGEDAEEINEIIPGLVGADLKTLLPFQFYKLFTAVLTTNENVVNRDVHLGDRLLNVSVFSIRKGKIAGAVLRDMYLPEVRKEEVIHRVTEVIDENLDLVQKIAFLLGEGAAKTERMLNSIIESHKAAKK, from the coding sequence ATGAAACCTCCGCTGATTAACATAGATAAGGTGAAGTGCAAGGTGTGTTATGCATGTGTTCGTGCCTGCCCGGTGAATGCCATTCAGGTAAAGGCAAACCAGGAAGCGCCGGAGGTTGATCACGGCCGTTGCATTGGCTGCGGTAGTTGCCTTCAGGTATGTGCACCTCAGGCCATCACTTACAGGGATTCCTGCGAGGATGTGAAGAAAATCCTGACTTCGGGAGAAAAAGCTGTTGCCATTGTCGCACCCAGTATTTCAGGGGAGTTTGACGATATAACTGACTACAGGAAATTTGTGCGCATGATCCGTGAACTCGGATTTTCATACGTAAATGAGGTTTCATTCGGGGTTGATCTGGTCGCGGCCGAATACCGTGAGTTGTTTACCAAATTTCTCGGAAAGTATTATATTACCACCAACTGCCCGCCCATTGTAGCGCTTATAGAAAAATTCCATCCTGATCTGCTTGGTAACCTTGCACCCATCATCAGTCCGATGATTGCTACCGCACAGATTGCCCGTCAGCTTTATGGCAAGGATCTCAAAGTGGTTTACATAGGCCCCTGTATCGGAGCCAAGGATGAAGCCCTTCGGTTTGAAGGCGATGCAAAGGTTGATGCTGTGCTTACGTTTGTGGAACTGAGGCAGTTGTTCGCGGAGTTTAACATTAAGGAAAGCACGGTTGAATATTCCGATTTTGACCCGCCGCTTGGGTATAAAGGATCGCTTTACGCAGTCAGTAACGGAATTCTTCAGGCAGCCGGCCTGGATGAGGATCTGATGCAGGGAAGTGTAATCACTGCGGAAGGGAAAGACAATGTGCTGGAGGCCATCCGTGAATTTGAATCATCCATTGATTTTATCCGTAAGCATTTTAACCTGTTCTATTGCGAAGGTTGTTTAATGGGACCGGGAACTTCACGTGGCGGTAAAAAGTATGCGCGCAAAACTCTGGTAACGGATTATGCCAATAAAAAGCTGAAGAATTTTGACCTGAAAACATGGGAAAAGGCATGTAAGAAACACAGCAACCTGACCGACTTTAAAGCGGAATTCTCCGTCGATGATCAGCGTTTGCCTCAGCCAAGCGAAGAAAAAGTTGAGGAAATCCTGAAAGTGATCGGCAAGCAAAACAGTGAGGATAAGCTCGGGTGTGGTGCCTGTGGCTACGAGTCGTGCAGGGATTTTGCCGTGAATGTTGCCAAGGGGCTGACAAAGACCGACATGTGTATAACTTATTCGCTGAAAAGCAAGCACGATTTTATCAGAACCCTCAAGCTGACCAATGAAAAACTGGCCAAAACCCAGGAAGCCCTGCTTGAGTCCGAACGCAAAGCGCGTCAGGAGCAACAGGCATCACAGGAGGCCCTTGAAAGAACGTCATCCATGCTTCAGAAACTGCCCAGTGCGATAGTTATTGTGGATGAGAACCTGAAGGTGATAGAGTCGAATCAGAGTTTTATCAATACGCTGGGCGAAGATGCCGAAGAAATCAATGAAATCATACCCGGGCTGGTTGGAGCGGATCTGAAAACCCTGCTTCCTTTCCAGTTTTATAAACTCTTTACTGCAGTCCTTACTACCAACGAGAATGTGGTAAACCGCGATGTGCATCTTGGCGACCGCCTTCTGAATGTTTCAGTGTTTTCGATCAGGAAAGGGAAAATCGCCGGCGCTGTGCTGCGCGATATGTACCTGCCGGAAGTCCGCAAAGAAGAAGTAATCCACAGGGTCACCGAAGTGATTGATGAGAATCTTGACCTGGTCCAGAAAATTGCATTTCTGCTTGGTGAAGGCGCCGCGAAAACGGAGCGCATGCTCAATTCAATTATTGAGTCGCACAAGGCAGCCAAAAAGTAA
- a CDS encoding NAD(P)H-dependent oxidoreductase subunit E encodes MLIRFGYSLIQTLVENRIDIQICLGSSCFSRGNKRLVKVIEQYLTERNLRHLVYFHGAHCFSSCDQGPLISIDGKEYTGLNEDKVIMILDGIFGKTSSGV; translated from the coding sequence ATGTTAATCCGGTTTGGTTATAGTTTAATACAAACTTTGGTGGAAAACAGAATTGATATCCAGATCTGTTTGGGTAGTTCCTGCTTTTCAAGGGGGAACAAACGGTTGGTTAAAGTGATCGAGCAATACCTGACTGAGAGAAACCTGAGGCATCTGGTGTATTTTCATGGTGCCCATTGTTTCAGCAGTTGCGATCAGGGGCCGCTTATCAGCATAGATGGTAAAGAATATACCGGTCTGAATGAAGACAAAGTGATCATGATCCTGGATGGAATTTTCGGGAAGACATCTTCGGGTGTTTGA